GTTCAAAATCAGTGTAAGTGCCACTCCAAAAATTATTTCCCCAAGCAACATTTAAGGCGTCAATCGATTTGTATTTGTTTTTTAGCCAATTTCGATAACGATGCTGTGCATCGGCTCCATAATCCAGAAAACGGGCAGGTTCATTATCGACCTGCCAGCCCATAATATTTTTATTATTTCCATATCTTTTTGCCAATTCTTCAATCATTTTTAAAGAATAGCTTCTGTAATAATTACTTGAAAATGAAGCATGTTGTCTCGAACCATGATCTGTTTTAGTGCCATCTTCATAAGTTGCCAATATATCCGGATGTTTTCTAACCAGCCACACAGGCGGTGTAGCGGTCGAGGTGCACATTACAATTTTGAGTTTATATTTAGCTGCAATTTCTACCGCTTTATCCAACCATTTAAAATCATAAACGCCTTCCTGAGGTTCTAACTGCGCCCAGGCAAATTCTCCAAAATGAGTAAATTCAAAACCCATTTCTGAAATCTTTTTCAAATCACGATCCCATTGGCTTTGATCCCAATGTTCAGGATAATAATAGACTCCAACAGTGGTTAAATCTTTCTTTGGGAAAAATTTGTCAAATTTCTGAGCTGCAACATTTAAACTGATCCCTATTCCAAATAGTCCCAGTAAAAATCCTTTGAGAAAGTGTTTTTTTGATTTTAAATGCATTTATATTATAATTTAATTTTAGTCGCTTTATTGGTCAACGGTATTTCATACGCCCCTCTCACTTTTGGATAAGAAAGCTTTATATCTTTATCGATTCTTAAATAAGCATTTGGAGTGAATTCGTTTTTACTGCTCAAAGTAATTTCAACTTCCTCTGTTTTTGTATTATAAGTAATGGTATCAAAAGTTCCTGCATCTAATGTTAACCACAATTGTTTTGGTGCAAAGAATACTTTAGATTTTGCAGCTGTAGTTAATTTTACGCTTACTAAATCGCCTTTTACAGTAACATTACCACCAAAAGCCAGCCAGCCTAAATCAGCATCTTTTGTAATGTAAGTTGCTGTATTTACTGCATAACCATAAAAACCGGAACCGTAATCTCCTGACAAATAATCAATTCTTAACTCTGTTGGATAAGAGTGAAAAGCGGCAGAACCAAATCCGTCTTCGGTAATATTTGAAATTCCGCCTAGAAGACCGCCGTAACCTACTTTCAATAAATACAAATCATCCGATTTTTTTCTGTATTGTCTCAAAACTGGAATTGCATTTAAAGAAGATCCATAATGATGAATCTGGCGTTCTACTCTAGATAATTTTCCTCCGTATAAGAAATCCCAATATCTACGTGCATTACCATTATACGCCCAGTGAGGCATTGTTGGCATGTAAGCTAAAATTGCGTTTAAAGTTACATCAGCTTTTTCATCATAACCAAAATAATCCGACCAGATATATACTTCTTCCTGACCAGTAGAATCCCAAGGCATTTCGCTTCCAAAAGGATAATCCAATGCTTTCCAATGATTGGCTCTTTCTTTCATTTTTGCTTCCAAATCAGTGGCCATTTCGGTCATATTTTCATTTTTCAAGTCTTCCAAAATCAACAGGAATACAGAACCTTCCATTTGACCAAACTGAGCATAATAAGGTGCCAGTTGTGTCATTGCAATTGAAGTATGGTAAGCTTGTTTTAAATACCAATCCCAAGTTCTGGTTTCCACCAAATCTTTATTGTATCTCGCTAATCGATACAATGTCCAATAAGCAGCCGCGACGTGAGGATAGTTATAAGATCTTCCCGGATCGTTTGCCTCTTTATGTTTCCAGGCCGCCCAAGTTTTATAATCTACATCTGAGCTATAAGTACCTTTTGGTAGAGAGTCTGGTTCATAATAAAAAACACTTTTTTTAACCCCATATTTATTTTTTCCTTCGCTATACTGAATATTGCCCCAAAGTGTTTTATCAACAAATTGCTCTAATTTTTTGATTTCTTCTTTATCAGGCTGAATATGCTGTTTCATAATTGCTGCAAGCCATCCTCCTGCTCCGCCTTCGTCACTTAAACCAGCCACCCAAGCCCTGCTGTCTTGAGTCAGTTGTTTTTTGGTTTCATAATCGTAACTAATTACCGAAGGATTTCTTTTGAAAATTGGATCCGGCTGATCGAACCATTGTTCTGTGGTTAAGAAATGACCGAAATCTTTAATCACTTCATTTTCAGGTTTGATAATTTTATAATTGATGGTTTGTTTTATACCATTTTTATAATTGATTGTCAATACGGCGCGTCCCCATTTTACACCATGAACACTATATTTTTTTAAACCTTTTGACGTTTTTCCTTCTTCTTTGATTTGCAATGCTCCTTTAGGTTCAATTTCAAATGAGCTTACCTCGCTTTTATAATTCAAAAACAATTGTGATTTAATATCCTGAGGCAATACATATCCCGGAATACTGGTTGCAACAGGAAGTTCTTCTTTTACAAGCGTATTTTGGATGTCTTCTATTCCTTCAGAAAGTACGAGTTTTAGAGAGAAGTTTTTAGACTCTTTCGGTTTCAATACTAATGAAGTCGGTGTATTCCATTGCTGTGCATTTTTCCACTCATTTTCTGCGTAAGCTTTACTGTAGACCATCCATTCGTGAAAACCTTCAAAAACAATACTTCTCGGCGTCGGATCATCCAATAACGGACGATACGCTTCAAAAGGCATATTTTCTTTTGGAAGCACTACTAATGCAGGCCCTTCTCCGCTTAATCTTTTTACTTCCAAATACCCAGCATCTCTTCCGATATAGGGATCAAAAAATACATTTTGAGCGTGGGTTTCATTCAGTGATTTTCCTTCTAAAATATTATTAAAAACCATTGGAATACCCAATGCGCCAATCTCAATAGGATTATCTGATTTATTTGTAATCTCAAATCGCATTACCAATTGATTACCATCAAGTTCATAAAAACGTTTGATTGTTACCGGAATATTAGCCGGTAAAGTATTTGCTAAATCGGCCGCCGCTAAGATTTTTGATGAAGTTTCCAAAGGAGTAACCGCTGCTCGTTTTGCTGCTGTAGAATAACTCTGCCAATCGCCGTTGCCTTCTTTAATTCTTAAATTAATATCTCCAAGATGATACAATCCATCTTTATCTCTAATTTCAAGTCGGTCACTAGGCGTAAAATCAAAGTTTAAGTTTTTAATGGGTCTTAAACCTGCAACTGTCTGCGATGCTTTTACCAGTTTTAATTGAAAAGCAGGTGTATTTATTTTTTGATAAACTTCTGCAATACCCAAAGAAGGTGTTTTTTGTTCAATTCTACTCCAATAATCCTGAGCCTGAATACTTAGTGTACAGCCCAAAAATAATAATAAACCAAGTCTGTATTTTTTGTTTCCCATCTTTGTTTATGCTTGTTTAGTTTGTTTTTTGTTTGGTTTTGGTCTTGTTTTTTATTTCAATCTATTTTAAAGTAACATCCAGATAAACCGAATGACGTCCGTATGTATTGTAAAATGGTTTAAATTGAATTCCGTCAACAACAAATTCTAATTTCTCCGGATCCCCTTTTATTGATTTACTTAAATCTTTGGCATCTAAAGTTATTTTTCGCCATTCTTTAAGCGGTTCTGTTTCCTGAGCCGCCAATAAAACCGGCCCATAAAATAAACTGGCAATATTCTGCTGATCCATTACAGGATCTAAATGAAATTGAAAAGGCATACGTAATTCAATTTTATCTCCGTCTTTCCACTTACGGTTTAAAGTAAGATAGCTTCCAGGAACCGCTTTTACTTTGACCTCTTTTCCATTTATTTTTACAAAAAATCCTTTCGTTGC
This portion of the Flavobacterium panacagri genome encodes:
- a CDS encoding DUF5695 domain-containing protein; translated protein: MGNKKYRLGLLLFLGCTLSIQAQDYWSRIEQKTPSLGIAEVYQKINTPAFQLKLVKASQTVAGLRPIKNLNFDFTPSDRLEIRDKDGLYHLGDINLRIKEGNGDWQSYSTAAKRAAVTPLETSSKILAAADLANTLPANIPVTIKRFYELDGNQLVMRFEITNKSDNPIEIGALGIPMVFNNILEGKSLNETHAQNVFFDPYIGRDAGYLEVKRLSGEGPALVVLPKENMPFEAYRPLLDDPTPRSIVFEGFHEWMVYSKAYAENEWKNAQQWNTPTSLVLKPKESKNFSLKLVLSEGIEDIQNTLVKEELPVATSIPGYVLPQDIKSQLFLNYKSEVSSFEIEPKGALQIKEEGKTSKGLKKYSVHGVKWGRAVLTINYKNGIKQTINYKIIKPENEVIKDFGHFLTTEQWFDQPDPIFKRNPSVISYDYETKKQLTQDSRAWVAGLSDEGGAGGWLAAIMKQHIQPDKEEIKKLEQFVDKTLWGNIQYSEGKNKYGVKKSVFYYEPDSLPKGTYSSDVDYKTWAAWKHKEANDPGRSYNYPHVAAAYWTLYRLARYNKDLVETRTWDWYLKQAYHTSIAMTQLAPYYAQFGQMEGSVFLLILEDLKNENMTEMATDLEAKMKERANHWKALDYPFGSEMPWDSTGQEEVYIWSDYFGYDEKADVTLNAILAYMPTMPHWAYNGNARRYWDFLYGGKLSRVERQIHHYGSSLNAIPVLRQYRKKSDDLYLLKVGYGGLLGGISNITEDGFGSAAFHSYPTELRIDYLSGDYGSGFYGYAVNTATYITKDADLGWLAFGGNVTVKGDLVSVKLTTAAKSKVFFAPKQLWLTLDAGTFDTITYNTKTEEVEITLSSKNEFTPNAYLRIDKDIKLSYPKVRGAYEIPLTNKATKIKL